A genomic stretch from Pirellulales bacterium includes:
- a CDS encoding site-2 protease family protein → MEGIEIEIKRPGVPKPFVVRLHPENRVGIPLIGVQPELQLRLDEKYPTNPDTAAAHAVPALQGGDKFSQIDDQQLENHTDVLKQLLRRVDEPLRVTILRSSPELRKSIHESAEAEQTSEEIEQQMDAASKSISITVPTARVHDLGAVMTMGPIAGVQADSPAAKVGIKEGDVLLSIDGQNVGNPLTLPNRIAAIAQSDQSLSLQVKRTTTDGKSTTLDFSLKPHPSPWYYPLGLPMDPMIVQSLGIAYYVEPTVAAVMPGSPAAEAQIAAGDVVAKIQFLAPKEQPNAEQPQGVKAAKQDGAEDQEQPQKKDSEVLDLSENSLQWPQIVFREFTSSEPGAKVKLWVLHDGQERAVELVPTPAKLEDGSDWNLPDRGFNFDPVTFIQMAGSVPAAFKLGSQETVDNLLMVYRFLQRLGKKDGISVKMMSGPVGIAQMAGMKVKEGFSSFLLFLTMLSANLAVINFLPIPVLDGGHMVFLIYEGLRGKPASERVMIAFTYAGMIFLLTLMLFVLSLDLGWISRR, encoded by the coding sequence AAATTGAAATCAAGCGCCCCGGTGTTCCCAAACCATTTGTCGTACGGCTGCATCCCGAAAACCGCGTGGGGATTCCCTTGATCGGAGTTCAGCCCGAGTTGCAATTGCGGCTCGATGAAAAATACCCGACGAATCCCGATACGGCCGCCGCCCACGCGGTCCCCGCACTTCAAGGTGGAGACAAATTCTCCCAAATCGACGACCAACAGCTCGAAAATCACACCGATGTTCTTAAGCAGCTGTTGCGGCGCGTCGATGAACCGCTGCGGGTTACAATTCTTCGCTCGTCGCCTGAATTGAGAAAATCGATTCACGAGTCCGCGGAAGCGGAGCAGACTTCCGAAGAAATCGAGCAGCAAATGGATGCTGCGTCCAAGTCGATATCTATAACGGTCCCAACCGCGCGCGTACACGATCTTGGTGCGGTGATGACGATGGGGCCAATCGCTGGGGTGCAAGCAGATTCCCCCGCGGCCAAGGTCGGAATCAAAGAGGGGGACGTCTTGCTGTCCATCGATGGTCAAAACGTTGGCAATCCTCTGACGTTGCCCAATCGCATTGCGGCGATCGCGCAGAGCGATCAATCGCTGTCGCTGCAGGTCAAGCGGACCACGACGGATGGCAAGTCCACGACGCTCGATTTTTCCCTCAAGCCTCATCCGTCTCCATGGTATTATCCGTTGGGATTGCCCATGGATCCGATGATCGTTCAGAGCCTGGGAATTGCCTACTATGTCGAGCCTACGGTGGCGGCAGTGATGCCAGGTTCCCCTGCCGCAGAGGCGCAAATTGCGGCGGGCGACGTGGTAGCGAAGATTCAATTCTTGGCACCCAAGGAACAACCCAACGCCGAACAGCCGCAGGGAGTCAAAGCCGCAAAGCAAGACGGCGCGGAAGATCAAGAGCAGCCGCAAAAGAAGGACTCGGAAGTTCTTGATCTCTCCGAGAACAGCCTGCAGTGGCCGCAAATAGTCTTTCGCGAGTTTACGTCCAGCGAACCAGGCGCGAAAGTCAAACTGTGGGTTTTGCACGACGGTCAAGAGCGTGCGGTGGAACTAGTGCCCACGCCGGCCAAGCTTGAAGACGGTAGCGATTGGAATTTGCCCGATCGAGGGTTTAACTTCGACCCCGTGACCTTTATTCAAATGGCCGGATCGGTTCCCGCGGCGTTCAAACTGGGGAGCCAAGAAACCGTCGATAACCTGCTGATGGTTTATCGTTTCCTACAGCGGCTCGGTAAGAAAGACGGGATCTCGGTGAAAATGATGTCGGGCCCCGTCGGCATCGCCCAAATGGCAGGCATGAAAGTTAAGGAAGGGTTTTCGTCGTTCTTGCTGTTCCTGACAATGCTCAGCGCTAATCTCGCCGTCATTAATTTTCTCCCGATTCCGGTTCTCGATGGCGGGCACATGGTGTTTTTGATCTACGAAGGGCTCCGCGGCAAGCCAGCCAGCGAGCGAGTGATGATTGCCTTCACCTACGCAGGAATGATTTTTCTGCTGACCCTGATGCTCTTTGTGCTATCGCTCGATTTGGGCTGGATTTCGCGGCGATAG